From Roseburia hominis, the proteins below share one genomic window:
- a CDS encoding ABC transporter ATP-binding protein, whose product MEMLTLTHVSKSFGDHTVLEDLSFSVPEHSIFGFIGSNGAGKTTTMKMILGLLKADSGQILVDQRPVTYGQNITNRLIGYLPDVPEFYGFLTPAEYLTLAGRIAKMPEHTIAHRSRELLDLVGLGDVKKRIHGFSRGMKQRLGIAQALLGKPRLLICDEPTSALDPLGRKEILDILSAVKNETTVLFSTHILSDVERICDEIALLHQGKIAWSGTLAHLHQHQDAGFQMEFLRPDDLSRFAAGCPGGKVIGKTELLYEHKNEKDMLYAIQILAENSIPVRKIEMCEFTLEHLFMKMTGNETA is encoded by the coding sequence ATGGAAATGCTCACTCTTACACATGTCTCTAAATCCTTTGGAGACCATACCGTTCTGGAAGACTTAAGTTTTTCCGTCCCGGAGCACAGCATTTTCGGCTTTATTGGGTCAAACGGCGCCGGAAAGACTACCACAATGAAAATGATTCTGGGACTGTTAAAAGCTGACAGTGGACAGATTCTGGTAGACCAAAGGCCGGTGACCTATGGGCAAAATATTACCAACCGCCTCATCGGCTACCTTCCCGATGTACCGGAGTTCTACGGATTTCTCACTCCCGCCGAATATTTAACGCTCGCCGGGCGCATCGCAAAAATGCCGGAACATACGATCGCACACCGCTCCAGGGAGCTTCTTGACCTGGTGGGACTCGGTGATGTCAAGAAACGAATCCACGGTTTCTCGCGGGGAATGAAGCAGCGTCTCGGTATTGCCCAGGCCCTTTTAGGAAAGCCCCGCCTCCTGATCTGCGACGAGCCCACCTCCGCCCTGGACCCTTTGGGCCGGAAAGAGATTCTGGATATTCTCTCGGCGGTGAAAAATGAAACCACCGTCCTCTTTTCCACCCATATCCTCTCCGATGTAGAGCGCATCTGCGACGAGATCGCACTCCTGCACCAGGGGAAAATCGCATGGAGCGGGACTCTGGCCCATCTGCACCAGCATCAGGACGCCGGATTTCAGATGGAATTCCTCCGCCCGGACGACCTGAGCCGTTTTGCCGCAGGCTGCCCCGGTGGGAAGGTCATCGGCAAAACGGAGCTTCTCTATGAACATAAAAACGAAAAAGATATGTTGTATGCAATTCAAATTTTGGCTGAAAACAGCATACCGGTGCGGAAAATAGAAATGTGCGAATTTACGCTGGAGCATCTATTCATGAAAATGACGGGAAACGAGACGGCTTAG
- a CDS encoding FAD-dependent oxidoreductase, translating to MEEHMTEEYDVVIVGAGLAGLSCAYRLSAKGKKVLVLEQHTYAGGRTSSFVDRKEETGDVDTREGRAEEGMLVESGLHRYIGYYSALPALLRKCGVRLRDMVTWEETAEILVAKQIREKGRYEGKKVVLGLAPVFGPWKTLRGVLGNQDALGVRDKLSLVPFFLSGFSGYVCSKKLDRYTVAEYADRHHVTKRAQRLILEPLSTGIFFLPPEQYSAYVFFGLFAPAIPKFYKMRIGAYLGGMTKVMCDPIVRKVEELGGEFRFGETIERVLVEQGRVTGVVSKSGQKYRAGNTVVAATLPAAKEILEPLKEYGELRDFFRLPCMSSVTVQMELDMPVSCKDITTFGPGTDMASFAEQSRSTFRGKAGRLSVILGNPENYVDKSAEELLDVVVGQMELLGVHLKGHVLDARKVAEKNDFYSLAKGNQHLRPKQDTGIPGLVLAGDYTLTSSFATMEGAVKSGKKAAKVCLKREKACL from the coding sequence ATGGAAGAGCATATGACAGAAGAATATGACGTTGTGATTGTAGGAGCAGGGCTGGCAGGTCTGTCCTGTGCGTACCGCCTGTCGGCAAAGGGGAAGAAAGTTCTGGTGCTGGAGCAGCATACGTATGCCGGTGGGCGGACTTCTTCCTTTGTTGACAGGAAAGAGGAGACTGGGGACGTAGATACCAGAGAAGGAAGAGCAGAGGAGGGAATGCTGGTCGAATCCGGTCTTCATCGTTATATAGGCTATTATTCTGCACTTCCGGCACTTCTAAGAAAGTGTGGCGTGAGGCTTAGGGATATGGTCACGTGGGAGGAAACAGCAGAGATTCTGGTCGCTAAGCAGATCCGGGAGAAGGGGCGGTATGAAGGAAAAAAGGTGGTGCTCGGTCTGGCACCGGTTTTCGGACCATGGAAAACATTGCGTGGAGTATTGGGGAACCAAGATGCGCTGGGAGTGCGGGATAAACTGTCTCTGGTTCCATTTTTCCTGAGTGGTTTTTCCGGTTATGTGTGTTCAAAAAAGCTGGATCGCTATACGGTCGCGGAGTATGCTGACCGCCATCACGTGACGAAAAGGGCGCAGCGGCTGATTCTGGAGCCCCTTAGTACCGGTATTTTTTTCCTGCCGCCAGAGCAGTATTCTGCTTATGTGTTTTTCGGACTTTTTGCTCCGGCAATTCCGAAATTCTATAAAATGCGGATTGGGGCGTATCTGGGCGGAATGACGAAGGTTATGTGTGATCCGATCGTGCGGAAGGTAGAAGAACTGGGAGGAGAGTTCCGGTTTGGAGAGACTATAGAACGTGTTTTAGTGGAACAGGGGAGAGTGACTGGGGTAGTCTCGAAAAGCGGTCAAAAATATCGTGCAGGGAATACGGTGGTCGCTGCGACTCTTCCGGCGGCAAAAGAGATACTGGAACCACTTAAGGAATACGGGGAGCTCCGGGATTTTTTTCGCCTTCCGTGCATGTCCTCGGTTACCGTGCAGATGGAACTGGATATGCCTGTATCGTGCAAGGATATCACGACTTTTGGCCCCGGAACGGATATGGCAAGTTTTGCGGAGCAGTCACGCAGCACTTTCCGGGGGAAGGCTGGAAGGCTGTCGGTGATTTTAGGGAATCCGGAGAACTATGTGGATAAAAGTGCAGAGGAATTGCTGGATGTTGTGGTCGGGCAAATGGAACTGCTGGGCGTGCATCTAAAAGGGCATGTTTTAGATGCAAGAAAGGTGGCGGAGAAGAATGATTTTTACTCTCTTGCTAAAGGGAATCAGCATTTAAGACCGAAGCAGGATACGGGAATTCCCGGACTTGTTCTGGCGGGGGATTATACGCTTACCTCCTCATTTGCAACGATGGAAGGGGCGGTAAAATCGGGGAAGAAGGCGGCGAAGGTCTGCCTGAAAAGAGAGAAAGCATGTTTATAA
- a CDS encoding helix-turn-helix domain-containing protein: MEIGKVIHKYRQEKGYTQEQLAKMLGISAPAVNKWENNNSYPDITLLAPLARALDITVDTLLSFRKELTEQEVQVMVQRLSKQMGAGEFEQAFSQANRWMEEYPGSELLALNLAAAFKGGILMYQVEETGEYRKCVRAWLELAVKSPDQRVREAAIPFLVADYESEEESEKAQELLDSVPEHSFNKNLMQATHYRKQGEIQKAYVCLEKYMQYLCNNLEGALQQLAACACKEGDYGAAKQYAAAYREMTKALERSPYNYYVLDFLVASEMKDKEMGLAALAEMIGGIEKPRNMREELFCRHLELSEGAGQFNEQMKCMLRKSFMEAEECAFLREDERFVELMERLK, from the coding sequence ATGGAAATCGGGAAAGTGATACACAAATACAGACAGGAAAAAGGGTATACGCAGGAGCAGCTTGCCAAAATGCTGGGGATATCCGCGCCTGCGGTGAATAAATGGGAGAACAATAATTCTTACCCGGATATCACGCTACTTGCGCCGCTTGCAAGAGCGCTGGATATTACGGTGGATACCTTGCTGTCATTCAGGAAGGAACTGACGGAGCAGGAAGTGCAGGTCATGGTGCAAAGGCTGAGCAAACAGATGGGAGCAGGCGAGTTCGAACAGGCATTTTCCCAGGCGAACAGATGGATGGAGGAATATCCGGGGAGCGAGCTGTTAGCGTTGAATCTTGCTGCGGCATTTAAGGGAGGAATCCTGATGTATCAGGTAGAAGAAACGGGGGAGTACCGGAAATGTGTCCGGGCATGGCTTGAACTGGCGGTAAAAAGCCCCGACCAGCGGGTGCGTGAGGCGGCGATTCCATTTCTGGTGGCAGACTATGAGAGTGAAGAGGAAAGCGAAAAGGCGCAGGAACTGCTTGACAGCGTGCCGGAGCATTCCTTTAATAAGAATTTGATGCAGGCCACGCACTACCGGAAGCAGGGGGAAATCCAGAAGGCTTATGTGTGCCTGGAGAAGTATATGCAGTATTTGTGCAATAATTTAGAAGGAGCGTTGCAGCAGTTAGCGGCCTGTGCTTGCAAGGAAGGGGATTATGGGGCGGCGAAGCAGTATGCCGCAGCATATCGGGAAATGACAAAAGCACTGGAGCGTTCACCGTATAATTATTACGTGCTGGATTTCCTTGTGGCTTCCGAGATGAAGGATAAGGAGATGGGGCTTGCCGCTCTTGCGGAGATGATAGGGGGCATAGAAAAGCCGAGAAATATGAGGGAGGAATTGTTTTGCCGGCATTTGGAATTATCGGAGGGGGCAGGACAGTTTAATGAGCAGATGAAATGCATGCTCAGGAAAAGCTTTATGGAAGCGGAGGAATGTGCATTTCTTCGGGAGGACGAGAGGTTCGTGGAGTTGATGGAGAGATTGAAATAA
- a CDS encoding GNAT family N-acetyltransferase has translation METLEIKLTKYEQRDRDKITKWIAEFYGFHASLISGKSVLSEGAYEEAKEILEDWLAPNHELYIINKGQEKAGFLHLDYRGDIVAWIEDLFVDTKFRGQKIATTAIRMAEEIIKSKSGYTAVCMDVAPRNKAAVKLYHKLGYDSLSLVTVRKEFYENKRDRVEEILGLDFKI, from the coding sequence ATGGAGACGTTAGAAATAAAACTTACAAAATATGAACAGCGCGACAGAGACAAGATTACAAAATGGATTGCAGAGTTTTATGGTTTTCACGCGTCCTTGATTAGTGGGAAAAGTGTGTTAAGCGAAGGCGCATATGAGGAAGCAAAAGAGATATTGGAAGACTGGTTAGCGCCAAATCATGAGCTTTACATTATCAACAAGGGGCAGGAAAAGGCAGGGTTTCTGCATTTGGATTACCGCGGTGACATTGTGGCATGGATTGAAGATCTCTTTGTTGATACAAAGTTTAGAGGGCAGAAAATTGCGACGACAGCGATTCGCATGGCAGAGGAAATCATAAAATCAAAGAGTGGATATACAGCAGTTTGCATGGATGTGGCGCCAAGGAATAAGGCGGCGGTTAAGCTTTATCACAAATTAGGATACGATAGCTTGAGTCTGGTGACAGTCCGCAAAGAATTTTATGAAAATAAGCGTGATCGGGTTGAGGAAATTCTGGGTTTAGATTTTAAAATTTAA
- a CDS encoding MerR family transcriptional regulator, which produces MEYSIRELSELAGVSARTLRYYDEIGLLKPLYVTEAGYRFYGENELAILQQILFYRERKFDLQRIRKILYEDDFDLMSAMEEHLRELEEQREHVDLLIRTVKQTILSMKGEYHMNDQEKFEAFKKHMVRENEAKYGKEIREKYGDDTVADSNRKLLNMSQKDWERFKELETEILAGLRECVQNELSPGSEEAKKLVSLHKEWLRMTWKQYSVEAHKGIAKMYVSDERFRAYYDSEVPGCAAFLEQAVARWADRL; this is translated from the coding sequence ATGGAATATAGCATCAGAGAATTATCAGAACTGGCAGGCGTGAGCGCGCGCACGCTGCGCTACTATGATGAAATCGGTCTTTTGAAGCCGTTATATGTTACGGAGGCCGGCTATCGGTTCTATGGAGAGAATGAGCTGGCGATTTTGCAGCAGATTTTGTTTTACCGGGAAAGAAAATTTGATCTGCAAAGGATACGGAAGATTCTCTACGAGGACGATTTTGATCTTATGAGTGCCATGGAAGAACACCTTCGGGAGCTGGAAGAACAGAGAGAACATGTGGACTTACTGATTCGGACAGTGAAGCAGACGATTTTGTCGATGAAGGGAGAATATCATATGAATGATCAGGAAAAATTCGAGGCGTTTAAGAAACATATGGTGCGTGAAAACGAAGCAAAATATGGGAAAGAAATCCGTGAAAAATATGGCGATGATACGGTCGCGGATTCAAACAGGAAGCTCTTAAATATGTCGCAGAAAGATTGGGAGAGGTTCAAGGAACTGGAAACAGAGATTTTGGCGGGACTGCGGGAATGTGTTCAAAATGAGCTAAGCCCGGGGAGCGAGGAAGCAAAAAAGCTGGTGTCTCTTCACAAGGAATGGCTGCGTATGACCTGGAAGCAGTATTCTGTGGAGGCGCACAAAGGAATTGCGAAAATGTATGTTTCCGATGAGAGGTTCAGAGCGTATTATGACAGCGAGGTGCCGGGGTGTGCTGCATTTTTAGAGCAGGCAGTGGCCCGGTGGGCGGACAGACTATAA
- a CDS encoding LysR family transcriptional regulator translates to MKEEMLYVYTVYQEGSFSKAAKKLFLTQPALSISIQKIEQSIGMPLFDRSRRPLKLTDAGEIYIELIKKTLLLEREQQQKLNDIRNVVTGTIKLGGSHYLNAYIMPDILAGFVREYPGVKLEIMEASSYDLADMLADYKLDLTFNCNPALIKNYNHYKVFEDHILLAVPEEHSINARYADFALTASEIFEGRHLSADCPMIELAAFSELELILLRKGNNLYDRAWAMFHEAGFKPKIKLDLSQLVTAYRLARANMAATFVSDRLVRPEDTSLKFYRLDSSHTTRIFYALLPNKEYVPAAVNRFIQYMQNNL, encoded by the coding sequence ATGAAAGAAGAAATGCTCTATGTTTACACCGTATATCAGGAAGGAAGCTTTTCCAAAGCTGCCAAAAAGCTGTTTTTGACCCAGCCTGCGTTAAGTATTTCTATACAGAAAATAGAACAATCTATTGGAATGCCCCTCTTCGACAGAAGCCGAAGGCCTCTTAAGCTAACAGATGCCGGGGAGATTTATATTGAATTGATCAAAAAGACACTGCTCCTGGAACGGGAACAGCAGCAAAAGTTAAACGATATCCGCAATGTGGTCACAGGAACCATAAAGCTGGGCGGTTCCCATTACCTGAATGCCTATATTATGCCGGATATCCTGGCCGGCTTCGTCAGGGAATACCCCGGCGTAAAGCTGGAGATCATGGAAGCCAGCTCCTATGACCTGGCAGATATGCTTGCCGACTATAAGCTGGATCTTACCTTTAACTGTAATCCGGCATTAATCAAGAATTACAACCATTACAAGGTCTTTGAAGATCATATTCTTCTTGCCGTTCCGGAAGAACATTCAATCAATGCGCGTTATGCAGATTTTGCACTAACTGCTTCCGAAATTTTTGAGGGAAGACATTTATCTGCCGATTGTCCGATGATAGAACTGGCGGCATTTTCAGAGCTTGAGCTGATTCTCTTAAGAAAGGGCAACAATCTGTATGACCGTGCCTGGGCTATGTTTCATGAGGCCGGTTTCAAGCCAAAGATCAAACTGGACTTATCACAGCTCGTTACAGCGTACCGGCTGGCAAGAGCGAATATGGCAGCCACCTTTGTCAGCGACCGGCTGGTACGGCCGGAAGATACAAGCCTGAAATTTTACAGGCTTGACAGCAGTCATACGACTCGTATCTTTTATGCGCTATTGCCAAACAAGGAGTATGTCCCTGCTGCTGTGAATCGATTTATTCAGTATATGCAGAATAATCTTTAA
- a CDS encoding PLDc N-terminal domain-containing protein, with product MNSLKDILPFLIPLAIAEIALLIFTLRHILTHTTYKRGNRVLWLIVTIVGMEFVGPILYFLLGKEDD from the coding sequence ATGAATTCACTGAAAGATATCCTGCCATTTCTCATTCCCCTGGCGATCGCAGAAATCGCACTTCTTATATTTACCCTGCGTCACATATTGACGCACACCACCTACAAGAGGGGAAACCGGGTTCTGTGGCTTATCGTTACGATCGTCGGCATGGAATTTGTCGGCCCCATCTTATATTTTCTGCTGGGAAAGGAAGATGACTAG
- a CDS encoding helix-turn-helix transcriptional regulator: protein MILSESIHFSENLIRLRRQKKITQEELASFLGVTKASVSKWETGQSLPDILLLPQLASFFDVTLDELLGFKPQLSKEQIRKIYHELASDFAKQPFRQIMDKSRSLVKKYYACYPFLFQMAVLWLNHFMLAQGPQMQQQILQETAGLCAHIISDCDDIGICNDAILLKSTVDLQLGKAQEVIDALEELLNPLRLAGQSDGVLIRAYLLSGKTHQAASRAQISMYMHLLSLVASALEYLSIKSADLAACEETIRRITALIDTFQIEHLHPNTASSFYYQTAVIYSMHGLEERALFYLAKYEENIRYLLAESNIALHGDAYFDLLDEWITQLDLGPAPPRDKKMVADSSLQLLDHPSFSILQGNLTFKQIKNNLTKEVEKQ from the coding sequence ATGATCTTATCAGAATCCATTCATTTTTCGGAAAATCTGATCCGGCTGCGCCGTCAAAAAAAGATCACCCAGGAAGAGCTCGCCTCTTTTCTCGGCGTAACCAAAGCCTCTGTCTCCAAGTGGGAAACGGGGCAAAGCCTGCCGGATATCCTTCTTCTCCCCCAGCTCGCCTCTTTTTTCGATGTCACTTTAGACGAGCTGCTGGGATTTAAGCCACAGCTTTCCAAAGAGCAGATCCGGAAAATCTACCATGAACTTGCCTCGGATTTTGCGAAACAGCCCTTCCGGCAGATTATGGATAAAAGCCGCTCTCTGGTCAAAAAATACTACGCATGCTATCCATTTCTGTTTCAAATGGCCGTGCTGTGGCTGAATCATTTCATGCTCGCTCAAGGTCCGCAGATGCAGCAGCAAATCCTTCAGGAGACCGCCGGCCTATGTGCCCATATCATCTCCGATTGTGACGATATCGGAATCTGTAACGATGCGATCCTTCTCAAATCTACGGTCGATCTGCAGCTGGGAAAGGCACAGGAAGTCATCGACGCACTGGAAGAACTCCTAAATCCGCTCCGCCTGGCAGGCCAGAGCGACGGCGTTCTGATCCGCGCTTATCTTCTCTCCGGAAAAACGCATCAGGCCGCCAGCCGCGCGCAGATCAGTATGTATATGCATCTTCTCAGTCTCGTAGCCAGTGCGCTGGAGTATCTTTCCATCAAAAGTGCTGACCTTGCCGCCTGCGAAGAGACAATCCGGCGCATCACGGCCCTCATAGATACCTTTCAAATTGAGCACCTGCACCCGAACACGGCCTCTTCCTTCTATTATCAGACCGCTGTCATCTACAGTATGCACGGCCTGGAAGAAAGGGCACTGTTCTACCTGGCAAAATATGAGGAAAATATCCGCTACCTGCTGGCCGAATCGAACATTGCGCTTCATGGCGACGCCTATTTTGATCTTCTCGACGAGTGGATCACCCAGCTCGATCTGGGCCCCGCACCGCCAAGAGATAAGAAAATGGTCGCAGACAGTTCACTCCAGCTTTTGGACCACCCCTCATTTTCCATATTGCAGGGAAACCTTACATTTAAACAGATTAAGAACAACCTGACAAAGGAGGTAGAAAAACAATGA
- a CDS encoding altronate dehydratase family protein, whose translation MEINALLMDENDNVVTCVREVATGENVVYRKGTKVCSLEAKETIPYCHKVALETLENGVDVMKYGELIGKTNTRIEKGCWVSHDNIFSVPRDYDSELVEETEEEMPKVVKTKSGMKFWGYRRAEGRPGIRNHVLILPGCACGSESARIVASQVKGAVNIVFNTGCSDVAANTAMSQKILTGFACNPNVYGVVIIGLGCETVNHKMLREKIQGMTSKPVVSFGIQEEGGTLKTIEKAVRAARDMAAQAGMQQKELFDISELLLGIECGGSDATSGIASNPAVGELSNLLVDRGASTIMSESIEWIGGEHIVAKRAATTAIHNEIIEVCRAYEEHLKSAGQDCRAGQPTPGNKAGGLSTLDEKSLGCIRKGGTRPVMEVLKQAERPTKTGALVMDTAGYDISSVTSMVAGGCQAVIFTTGRGTPTGNAIVPVLKVTANEVTYRNMEDNMDIDLSAIIRGEKTYQEMGEELLEVIGEICNGRLTKAEAYGFSDIAVDHVCRFV comes from the coding sequence ATGGAAATCAATGCATTGTTGATGGACGAAAATGACAATGTAGTTACCTGTGTCAGAGAGGTAGCTACAGGAGAAAATGTAGTCTATCGCAAAGGTACAAAGGTGTGCAGCCTGGAAGCAAAAGAGACGATTCCATACTGTCACAAAGTTGCACTGGAAACGCTGGAGAACGGCGTGGATGTCATGAAGTACGGAGAACTGATCGGCAAGACCAATACCCGCATAGAAAAGGGGTGTTGGGTTTCCCACGACAACATTTTCAGTGTTCCCAGAGATTATGACAGCGAATTAGTAGAAGAAACAGAGGAGGAAATGCCAAAGGTCGTTAAAACGAAGTCCGGCATGAAGTTCTGGGGCTACCGCAGGGCGGAAGGAAGGCCGGGGATCAGGAATCATGTGCTGATTCTGCCGGGGTGTGCCTGTGGAAGTGAAAGCGCTCGAATCGTTGCAAGCCAGGTGAAAGGAGCAGTCAATATCGTGTTCAATACAGGCTGTTCTGATGTGGCTGCCAACACTGCCATGTCGCAGAAAATACTGACCGGATTTGCGTGCAATCCTAACGTTTACGGTGTAGTCATCATTGGACTCGGCTGTGAGACTGTTAATCATAAAATGCTTCGTGAAAAAATACAGGGCATGACCTCGAAGCCGGTCGTCTCTTTTGGAATTCAGGAAGAAGGCGGCACGTTAAAGACGATTGAAAAAGCGGTCCGTGCCGCAAGAGATATGGCGGCGCAGGCAGGTATGCAGCAAAAAGAATTGTTTGATATTTCCGAACTGCTTTTAGGAATTGAATGCGGCGGATCTGATGCAACCTCCGGTATCGCTTCTAATCCGGCTGTGGGCGAGCTGAGCAATCTGCTGGTAGATCGCGGGGCGTCAACGATCATGAGTGAATCGATTGAATGGATCGGTGGCGAACATATCGTTGCAAAGCGGGCAGCGACTACCGCTATTCACAATGAGATCATAGAGGTGTGCAGAGCATATGAGGAGCATTTAAAATCGGCTGGTCAGGACTGCCGTGCAGGTCAGCCGACTCCGGGTAATAAAGCCGGCGGTCTCTCTACACTGGACGAAAAGAGTCTGGGCTGTATCCGCAAAGGCGGCACCCGTCCTGTAATGGAGGTATTAAAACAGGCCGAAAGACCGACTAAGACAGGAGCTCTGGTCATGGATACTGCCGGATATGACATCTCTTCTGTAACGTCCATGGTAGCAGGAGGATGTCAGGCAGTCATCTTCACCACCGGAAGGGGTACCCCTACCGGAAATGCTATCGTTCCTGTCCTCAAAGTCACTGCAAATGAAGTGACCTACCGGAATATGGAGGACAATATGGATATCGATCTGTCAGCCATAATCCGTGGTGAAAAGACCTATCAGGAAATGGGTGAGGAATTATTGGAAGTAATCGGAGAGATTTGTAACGGAAGACTTACAAAGGCGGAGGCGTATGGGTTCTCAGATATTGCAGTTGACCATGTATGCCGGTTTGTCTAA
- a CDS encoding ABC transporter permease subunit, translating into MKTTTAFFHKELIELKRTGKLLILFLIFTLFGIMNPAIAKLTPWLVSTFADSFAEAGIIMTDMTVDALTSWTQFYKNVPMALIIFLLLFSNILTSEYQKGTLIPLLTKGLPRINVIVSKTLLLLLAWTCGYWLCYGITYAYNAFFWDNHIASHPAFAALCPYVLGIWLISLLMLMSTLFESGSAVITSTGGIFIALYLLSLLPRIQDYLPAKLLSSLPILYKTETIEAFLGALGTSAFLTIINLILSVLLFDKKRI; encoded by the coding sequence ATGAAAACGACAACTGCATTTTTTCACAAAGAACTCATAGAACTGAAGCGCACGGGGAAACTCCTGATTCTGTTTCTCATCTTCACCCTGTTCGGAATCATGAATCCCGCTATCGCCAAACTGACTCCCTGGCTGGTATCCACCTTTGCAGACAGCTTTGCCGAGGCCGGAATCATCATGACCGATATGACCGTAGATGCTCTCACTTCCTGGACACAGTTCTACAAGAACGTTCCCATGGCACTCATCATTTTCCTGCTGCTTTTTAGCAACATTCTGACTTCTGAATACCAGAAGGGGACGTTGATTCCCCTTCTCACTAAAGGACTGCCTCGCATAAATGTGATTGTCTCCAAGACTCTCCTTCTGCTCCTCGCCTGGACCTGCGGCTACTGGCTCTGTTACGGGATCACCTACGCGTACAACGCCTTTTTCTGGGATAACCATATCGCCTCCCACCCTGCGTTTGCTGCGCTTTGCCCTTATGTACTGGGAATCTGGCTGATTTCCCTGCTCATGCTGATGTCCACGCTTTTTGAGAGCGGCTCTGCCGTCATCACGTCTACGGGCGGGATCTTCATAGCACTATATCTCCTGAGCCTGCTGCCGAGAATACAGGACTACCTGCCTGCAAAACTCTTAAGCTCGCTTCCCATTTTGTACAAGACGGAAACGATAGAGGCGTTTCTTGGTGCGCTCGGAACCAGCGCATTTCTTACCATAATTAATCTTATTTTATCTGTCTTATTGTTTGATAAAAAGAGAATATAA